From the genome of Marixanthomonas ophiurae, one region includes:
- the rpsK gene encoding 30S ribosomal protein S11: MAKSNSKSTKKVVKKRKVNVESVGQAHVTASFNNIIISLTNKNGDVISWSSAGKMGFRGSKKNTPYAAQLASEDASKVAHDAGLRKVKVYVKGPGNGRESAIRSLHNSGIEVTEIIDVTPMPHNGCRPPKRRRV, translated from the coding sequence ATGGCAAAGTCTAACTCAAAAAGTACAAAGAAGGTTGTTAAAAAACGTAAAGTAAACGTTGAATCTGTGGGCCAAGCGCACGTAACAGCTTCTTTTAACAACATCATTATTTCTTTAACAAACAAGAACGGAGATGTAATCTCTTGGTCTTCTGCCGGTAAAATGGGTTTTAGAGGATCTAAGAAAAACACACCTTACGCTGCTCAATTAGCATCTGAAGATGCTTCGAAAGTAGCACACGATGCTGGTTTACGTAAAGTAAAAGTTTATGTAAAAGGACCTGGAAACGGAAGAGAATCTGCAATACGATCACTTCACAATTCAGGAATTGAAGTTACCGAAATTATAGACGTAACTCCAATG
- the rpsM gene encoding 30S ribosomal protein S13 codes for MARIAGVDIPKHKRGVIALTYIFGVGKSRAQEILEKAGVSEDKKVNEWNDDEIGKIREAVGSFTIEGELRSEVQLSIKRLMDIGCYRGIRHRSGLPLRGQRTKNNSRTRKGKRKTVANKKKATK; via the coding sequence ATGGCAAGAATCGCAGGTGTAGATATCCCAAAACACAAAAGGGGTGTAATCGCGTTAACGTATATCTTTGGTGTTGGTAAAAGCCGCGCCCAGGAAATACTGGAAAAAGCCGGAGTTAGCGAAGACAAGAAAGTTAACGAATGGAACGATGATGAAATCGGAAAAATTCGTGAGGCTGTAGGGTCTTTCACAATCGAAGGTGAATTACGTAGTGAAGTACAATTAAGCATTAAGCGCTTAATGGATATTGGTTGTTACAGAGGTATTCGTCACAGATCGGGACTTCCGTTACGTGGGCAACGTACCAAAAACAACTCAAGAACGAGAAAAGGAAAACGTAAAACAGTTGCTAACAAGAAAAAAGCAACTAAATAA
- the ykgO gene encoding type B 50S ribosomal protein L36, which translates to MKVRASVKKRSADCKIVRRKGRLYVINKKNPRFKQRQG; encoded by the coding sequence ATGAAAGTAAGAGCATCCGTTAAAAAAAGAAGTGCCGACTGCAAGATAGTTCGCAGAAAAGGTAGATTATATGTTATTAACAAAAAGAACCCAAGGTTCAAACAAAGACAAGGATAA
- the infA gene encoding translation initiation factor IF-1, with amino-acid sequence MAKQPPIEQDGTIVEALSNAMFRVELENGHIVTAHISGKMRMHYIKLLPGDKVKLEMSPYDLTKARITYRY; translated from the coding sequence ATGGCAAAACAACCCCCAATAGAACAAGACGGAACAATTGTAGAAGCATTGTCTAATGCAATGTTTAGAGTGGAATTGGAAAACGGTCATATTGTAACTGCGCATATTTCGGGTAAAATGCGTATGCACTATATTAAATTACTACCCGGAGATAAAGTTAAATTAGAAATGAGTCCTTACGATTTGACTAAGGCTCGTATAACCTATAGATACTAA
- the secY gene encoding preprotein translocase subunit SecY yields MKFIDTLKNIWKIEELRNRIMLTLGLLLVYRFGAQVVLPGIDASQLASFAGNFDSGLGGLLNAFTGGAFANASVFALGIMPYISASIVVQLMQIAVPYLQKLQKEGESGRKKITQITRWLTIGICLVQAPSYLAGLPALGVPTEAFILGQTPMFYISSVIILVTGTIFAMWLGEKITDKGVGNGISILIMVGIIATLPQSFAQEFASRVLESNGGLIMILIELVIWFVIILASVMLVMAVRKIPVQYARRTASGGYEKNIFGARQFIPLKLNASGVMPIIFAQAIMFVPSAIASISMFSDSSVAQSVQAAFSDIFGLWYNLVFATLIIIFTYFYTAITVPTNKMADDLKRSGGFIPGIKPGGETGEYLDRIMSQITLPGSVFLALIAVFPAFVVKFIGIQQGWALFYGGTSLLIMVGVAIDTMQQVNSYLLNRHYDGLMKTGKNRKAVA; encoded by the coding sequence ATGAAATTTATTGATACCTTAAAAAACATTTGGAAGATAGAAGAACTTCGTAACAGGATTATGCTTACGTTGGGTCTTCTTTTAGTGTACCGATTTGGTGCACAAGTAGTATTACCAGGAATAGATGCCTCGCAGCTTGCTAGTTTTGCCGGTAATTTTGATTCTGGACTTGGTGGTCTGTTAAATGCATTTACGGGAGGGGCTTTTGCCAATGCTTCTGTTTTTGCGTTGGGTATTATGCCTTATATATCGGCTTCCATTGTGGTTCAATTAATGCAGATAGCAGTTCCTTATCTACAGAAATTACAAAAAGAAGGTGAAAGTGGAAGGAAGAAAATCACACAGATTACTCGTTGGTTAACCATCGGTATTTGTTTGGTGCAAGCTCCTAGTTACTTGGCAGGTCTTCCAGCATTGGGAGTGCCTACTGAAGCGTTTATCTTAGGTCAAACACCTATGTTCTATATCTCTTCAGTAATTATCTTAGTTACTGGTACGATATTTGCGATGTGGTTGGGTGAAAAAATAACCGATAAAGGTGTTGGTAATGGTATCTCTATATTAATTATGGTTGGTATTATAGCAACATTGCCACAATCGTTTGCACAAGAATTTGCTTCTAGAGTTTTAGAATCAAATGGTGGTTTAATTATGATTTTGATTGAATTGGTAATCTGGTTTGTTATTATCCTTGCTTCGGTAATGCTAGTAATGGCAGTGAGAAAAATACCGGTACAGTACGCAAGAAGAACCGCTAGTGGAGGATATGAGAAAAATATTTTTGGTGCACGTCAATTTATTCCGTTAAAGCTTAATGCTTCAGGAGTAATGCCTATTATCTTTGCGCAGGCAATTATGTTTGTGCCTTCTGCTATCGCAAGCATCTCTATGTTTTCAGATAGCAGTGTAGCACAATCAGTACAGGCTGCCTTTAGTGATATATTTGGATTATGGTATAACCTTGTATTTGCAACGTTGATCATTATCTTTACATATTTCTATACGGCCATTACTGTGCCTACAAATAAAATGGCAGACGATCTTAAGCGTAGTGGAGGTTTTATTCCAGGTATTAAACCAGGAGGAGAAACAGGAGAATATTTAGATAGAATTATGTCCCAAATAACCCTTCCAGGATCTGTTTTCTTAGCTTTAATAGCTGTATTTCCAGCTTTTGTTGTTAAGTTTATAGGAATCCAACAAGGATGGGCATTATTTTACGGTGGTACATCACTATTAATTATGGTAGGTGTAGCGATCGATACAATGCAACAAGTTAATTCATATTTGTTAAATCGTCATTATGACGGTTTAATGAAAACAGGTAAAAACAGAAAAGCAGTAGCATAA
- the rplO gene encoding 50S ribosomal protein L15, with protein MELSNLKPAKGSTHKDGKRVGRGQASGKGGTATRGHNGAKSRSGYSKKLGFEGGQMPIQRRVPKFGFTNINRKEYQGINIDTLQQLVDDKKIKDTIDFETLMSLGLAGKNEMVKILGRGELKAKLKVSAHKFTASAKEAIEAAGGEVVTL; from the coding sequence ATGGAATTAAGTAACTTAAAACCTGCAAAAGGTTCAACTCATAAAGACGGGAAACGCGTAGGACGTGGTCAGGCTTCCGGTAAAGGTGGTACTGCAACTCGTGGACACAATGGGGCTAAGTCTCGTTCTGGATATTCCAAGAAACTTGGATTTGAAGGAGGACAAATGCCTATTCAGCGTCGTGTGCCTAAATTTGGGTTTACAAACATCAACCGTAAAGAGTATCAAGGTATAAACATTGATACATTACAACAGTTGGTAGATGACAAAAAAATAAAAGATACTATAGACTTTGAAACTTTAATGAGTTTGGGTCTTGCTGGCAAAAACGAAATGGTGAAGATTTTAGGAAGAGGAGAGTTAAAGGCAAAATTGAAAGTATCTGCTCATAAGTTTACTGCCTCAGCAAAAGAAGCTATTGAAGCTGCTGGTGGTGAAGTAGTAACCCTATAA
- the rpmD gene encoding 50S ribosomal protein L30, with translation MAKIKVTKVRSEINRTQNQKRTLEALGLRKMGQTVEHDDTPNILGMVNKVKHLVSVETV, from the coding sequence ATGGCAAAAATAAAAGTAACAAAGGTACGCAGCGAGATTAACCGCACGCAAAACCAAAAGAGAACGCTTGAAGCTTTAGGCCTTCGTAAGATGGGTCAAACTGTTGAGCATGATGACACGCCAAATATTCTTGGTATGGTAAATAAAGTGAAACATTTAGTTTCAGTAGAAACTGTTTAA
- the rpsE gene encoding 30S ribosomal protein S5 has product MYQDYKNVETVKPGGLDLKDRLVGVQRVTKVTKGGRAFGFSAIVVVGDENGVVGQGLGKSKDVASAIAKGIEDAKKNLVRIPLNKVTLPHEQKGKYAGARVNLLPAAPGTGLIAGGAVRAVLEAVGVHDVLSKSQGSSNPHNVVKATFDALLQLRSAETVAKQRGITLEKLYKG; this is encoded by the coding sequence ATGTATCAAGATTATAAAAACGTAGAAACAGTAAAACCCGGAGGTCTTGACTTAAAAGACCGTTTGGTAGGTGTACAACGTGTAACTAAAGTAACTAAAGGTGGTAGAGCATTTGGATTCTCAGCTATTGTTGTAGTTGGTGATGAAAATGGCGTAGTAGGTCAAGGCCTTGGTAAATCGAAAGATGTTGCTAGCGCAATCGCAAAGGGTATTGAAGATGCCAAGAAAAACCTGGTACGTATTCCTTTAAATAAAGTAACACTTCCACACGAACAAAAAGGTAAATATGCCGGTGCGCGAGTAAATTTATTACCAGCTGCTCCTGGTACTGGTTTGATCGCCGGTGGTGCGGTACGTGCTGTATTAGAGGCTGTAGGAGTTCACGATGTATTGTCGAAATCTCAAGGATCTTCTAACCCGCATAACGTAGTAAAAGCAACATTTGATGCTTTATTACAATTGCGAAGTGCAGAAACAGTAGCCAAGCAACGTGGTATTACTTTGGAAAAATTGTATAAAGGATAA
- the rplR gene encoding 50S ribosomal protein L18: protein MALSKTDRRERIRFRIRKTVSGTAERPRLAIFRSNKEIYAQLVDDVNGVTITAASSRDKDIDASKVNKSEAAKLVGKAIAEKAQKAGVETVAFDRGGYLYHGRVKSLAEGAREGGLKF from the coding sequence ATGGCATTATCAAAAACAGATAGAAGGGAACGTATTCGTTTCAGAATCAGAAAGACTGTTTCAGGAACAGCAGAACGTCCACGTTTGGCTATTTTCCGAAGCAATAAAGAGATCTATGCACAACTTGTTGACGATGTAAATGGAGTTACCATTACTGCTGCATCTTCAAGAGATAAAGATATTGATGCTTCAAAAGTAAATAAAAGTGAAGCTGCAAAATTAGTAGGAAAGGCAATCGCTGAGAAGGCTCAAAAAGCCGGTGTAGAAACCGTAGCATTTGATCGTGGCGGATACCTATATCACGGAAGAGTAAAATCATTAGCTGAAGGCGCTCGCGAAGGCGGTCTTAAATTTTAA
- the rplF gene encoding 50S ribosomal protein L6 has translation MSRIGKSPVAIPDGVTVEIKDNVVTVKGKLGELSQEFSEITIKDEDGTIVLERPTEGKDHRAKHGLYRALINNMIEGVTNGWTKELELVGVGYRASNQGQKLDLAIGFSHNIVMDIAPEVKVETISEKGKNPKVKLTSHDKQLVGQVAAKIRGFRKPEPYKGKGVKFVGEQIRRKAGKSA, from the coding sequence ATGTCAAGAATAGGTAAAAGCCCGGTAGCCATTCCAGATGGTGTAACAGTAGAAATTAAAGATAACGTAGTTACCGTTAAAGGTAAATTAGGTGAGTTGTCTCAAGAATTTTCTGAGATAACAATTAAAGACGAAGATGGAACTATAGTTTTAGAACGTCCTACTGAAGGAAAAGATCACAGAGCAAAACACGGTTTGTACAGAGCTTTAATCAATAATATGATTGAAGGAGTAACAAACGGTTGGACAAAAGAACTAGAATTGGTAGGGGTAGGATACCGTGCCAGTAACCAAGGACAAAAATTGGATTTAGCAATCGGTTTTTCTCACAATATCGTTATGGACATTGCTCCAGAAGTAAAAGTAGAAACCATTTCTGAAAAAGGTAAAAATCCAAAAGTAAAATTAACATCACACGACAAACAACTAGTTGGTCAAGTAGCTGCGAAAATTCGTGGTTTCCGTAAGCCAGAACCTTACAAAGGAAAAGGTGTTAAGTTTGTAGGTGAACAAATAAGAAGAAAAGCAGGTAAATCTGCATAA
- the rpsH gene encoding 30S ribosomal protein S8, with product MNIDPISDFLTRVRNAVKAGHRVVEIPASNLKKEITKILFDQGYILSYKFEDDKGPQGTIKIALKYDKLTKDPVIKKIQRISKPGLRKYANSSNIPRILNGLGIAIVSTSHGVMTGKQAQEKNVGGEVLCYVY from the coding sequence ATGAATATAGATCCAATATCAGATTTTCTAACGAGAGTTAGAAACGCCGTAAAGGCAGGACACCGCGTTGTAGAGATACCCGCATCAAACCTTAAAAAGGAGATTACAAAAATCCTTTTTGACCAAGGGTATATCTTAAGCTATAAATTTGAAGACGATAAAGGACCGCAAGGCACTATCAAAATCGCTTTAAAATATGATAAGCTTACAAAAGATCCGGTAATTAAAAAGATTCAAAGAATTAGTAAACCAGGTTTACGTAAATATGCAAATTCTTCAAATATACCACGTATATTAAATGGACTGGGTATTGCAATCGTTTCTACTTCGCATGGAGTAATGACAGGAAAGCAAGCTCAAGAAAAGAACGTAGGTGGCGAAGTATTGTGCTACGTATACTAA
- the rpsN gene encoding 30S ribosomal protein S14: MAKESMKAREVKRQKMVKKYAEKRKALKEAGDWEGLQKLPKNSSPVRLHNRCKLTGRPKGYMRQFGVSRVMFREMANNGLIPGVRKASW; encoded by the coding sequence ATGGCTAAAGAATCAATGAAAGCCCGTGAGGTTAAGAGACAAAAAATGGTTAAAAAGTATGCTGAAAAACGCAAAGCTTTAAAAGAAGCTGGCGATTGGGAAGGTCTACAAAAACTACCAAAAAACTCTTCACCAGTACGTTTGCACAACCGTTGTAAATTGACCGGACGACCTAAAGGGTATATGAGACAATTTGGAGTTTCACGTGTAATGTTCCGTGAAATGGCAAACAATGGTTTAATTCCTGGAGTTAGAAAAGCAAGTTGGTAA
- the rplE gene encoding 50S ribosomal protein L5 has protein sequence MAYTPRLKEEYKSKVVNALTDEFGYTNVMQVPKLERIVVSRGVGAAVADKKLIEYSVEELSKITGQKAVATISKKDVATFKLRKGMPIGAKVTLRGERMYEFLDRLITSALPNVRDFNGINATGFDGRGNYSLGITEQIIFPEINIDKIKKIEGMNVTFVTSADTDKEAKSLLTELGIPFKKN, from the coding sequence ATGGCATATACACCAAGACTTAAAGAAGAGTACAAGAGCAAAGTAGTAAACGCTCTTACAGATGAATTTGGTTACACAAACGTAATGCAAGTTCCAAAACTAGAGCGCATTGTTGTGTCTCGTGGAGTTGGAGCTGCTGTAGCTGATAAAAAATTGATCGAGTATTCCGTAGAAGAATTATCAAAAATCACAGGGCAAAAAGCTGTTGCAACAATTTCGAAGAAAGATGTTGCCACTTTTAAACTTAGAAAAGGAATGCCTATTGGAGCGAAAGTTACCTTACGTGGTGAGCGTATGTATGAGTTTTTAGATAGACTTATAACAAGTGCATTGCCTAACGTACGTGATTTTAACGGAATCAACGCAACTGGTTTTGACGGAAGAGGAAATTATTCATTAGGAATAACAGAACAAATTATCTTCCCAGAAATCAATATCGATAAAATCAAGAAGATTGAAGGTATGAATGTTACCTTTGTAACTTCTGCTGATACCGATAAAGAAGCGAAATCATTACTAACGGAACTAGGAATACCTTTTAAAAAGAACTAA
- the rplX gene encoding 50S ribosomal protein L24, with protein sequence MAKLKIKSGDTVVVTAGEHKGSEGKVMKVMLDKNKAIVEGVNTVKKHEKPSAANPQGGISEKEAPIHISNLSLVDPKSGKATRVGYRMEDGKKVRFAKKSNQVL encoded by the coding sequence ATGGCAAAGCTTAAAATAAAATCAGGCGATACAGTAGTAGTTACTGCCGGAGAGCACAAAGGCTCAGAAGGTAAAGTAATGAAGGTGATGCTTGACAAAAACAAAGCAATAGTAGAAGGAGTAAATACGGTAAAGAAACATGAGAAGCCAAGTGCGGCAAATCCTCAAGGTGGAATATCCGAAAAAGAAGCTCCTATTCACATTTCAAACCTATCATTGGTAGATCCTAAAAGTGGAAAAGCAACACGAGTAGGTTATAGAATGGAAGATGGAAAAAAAGTACGATTTGCTAAAAAATCAAATCAAGTATTATAG
- the rplN gene encoding 50S ribosomal protein L14, whose amino-acid sequence MIQQESRLRVADNTGAKEVLTIRVLGGTKKRYASIGDKIVVSVKEATPNGNIKKGAVSTAVVVRTVKEVRRPDGSYIRFDDNACVLLGPQGEMRGTRVFGPVARELRDRQFMKIVSLAPEVL is encoded by the coding sequence ATGATACAGCAAGAATCAAGACTTAGAGTAGCAGACAACACCGGTGCTAAGGAAGTACTTACCATCCGTGTGTTAGGCGGTACAAAAAAGAGATATGCTTCCATTGGGGATAAAATTGTAGTTTCAGTAAAAGAAGCTACCCCTAACGGAAACATTAAAAAAGGTGCCGTTTCTACAGCAGTAGTGGTACGTACCGTGAAAGAAGTTAGACGACCAGATGGATCATATATCCGTTTCGACGATAATGCTTGTGTACTTTTAGGCCCTCAAGGGGAAATGAGAGGAACACGTGTTTTCGGTCCTGTAGCCAGAGAGCTTCGTGATAGACAATTTATGAAAATAGTATCATTAGCACCTGAAGTGCTATAA
- the rpsQ gene encoding 30S ribosomal protein S17, with product MEIKRNLRKERIGVVTSNKMEKSIVVAETKKMKHPMYGKFVLKTKKYVAHDETNDCNEGDTVKIMETRPLSKTKCWRLVEIIERAK from the coding sequence ATGGAAATAAAAAGAAACTTAAGAAAAGAACGTATAGGTGTAGTAACCAGTAACAAAATGGAGAAATCCATAGTAGTTGCTGAAACTAAGAAAATGAAACACCCTATGTACGGAAAATTCGTGCTGAAAACGAAGAAATACGTGGCGCACGATGAGACAAACGACTGCAACGAAGGTGATACTGTAAAGATCATGGAAACACGACCTTTAAGTAAAACAAAATGTTGGAGATTAGTAGAAATAATTGAAAGAGCGAAGTAA
- the rpmC gene encoding 50S ribosomal protein L29 — protein MKQSEIKEASTVELQEQLAESTKAYTDLKMAHTISPLENPIQLRGQRRSIARIATELTKREVQ, from the coding sequence ATGAAACAATCAGAAATAAAAGAAGCATCAACAGTAGAGTTACAAGAACAACTTGCTGAATCGACTAAGGCATATACAGACCTTAAAATGGCTCATACCATTTCACCGTTGGAAAATCCAATTCAATTAAGAGGGCAGCGCAGAAGCATTGCCAGAATTGCGACCGAACTAACTAAAAGAGAAGTGCAATAA
- the rplP gene encoding 50S ribosomal protein L16 yields the protein MLQPKRTKYRKQQKGRMKGNAGRGHRLSNGTFGIKSLDSKFVTARQIEAARIAATRYMKREGSIWIMIFPDKPITKKPLEVRMGKGKGAVEYYAAVVKPGRIMFEVSGVPMATAKEALRLAAQKLPVRTKFVMSRDYQE from the coding sequence ATGTTACAACCTAAAAGAACAAAATACCGTAAACAACAAAAGGGTCGCATGAAAGGCAACGCTGGACGTGGACACCGATTGTCTAACGGTACCTTTGGTATTAAATCTTTAGATTCAAAATTTGTTACAGCTCGTCAAATAGAAGCTGCACGTATTGCCGCTACTCGTTATATGAAAAGAGAAGGTTCTATCTGGATTATGATATTCCCAGATAAGCCAATTACTAAAAAACCTCTTGAAGTACGTATGGGTAAAGGTAAAGGTGCCGTAGAATATTACGCAGCTGTAGTAAAACCTGGTCGAATTATGTTTGAAGTTTCTGGTGTGCCAATGGCAACCGCTAAAGAAGCATTACGTTTGGCAGCACAAAAGCTACCCGTACGAACAAAATTTGTAATGTCTAGAGATTATCAAGAATAA
- the rpsC gene encoding 30S ribosomal protein S3, with product MGQKTNPIGNRLGIIRGWESNWYGGNDYGDKLAEDDKIRKYIHARLSKASVSRVIIERTLKLVTVTITTARPGIIIGKGGQEVDKLKEELKKITGKEVQINIHEIKRPELDAHLVGASVARQIENRISYRRAIKMAIAAAMRMNAEGIKIEISGRLNGAEMARNESYKEGRIPLSTFRADIDYALVEAQTTYGKLGVKVWIMKGEVYGKRDLSPLVGLSKKGGKGSGRGGNKSRRRK from the coding sequence ATGGGACAGAAAACAAATCCAATCGGTAACCGCTTAGGTATCATTAGAGGATGGGAATCCAACTGGTACGGAGGTAACGACTACGGTGATAAATTAGCCGAAGACGATAAGATTAGAAAGTACATTCACGCTCGTTTAAGTAAAGCTAGTGTGTCTAGGGTAATCATTGAGCGTACCCTTAAGCTTGTAACCGTTACCATAACCACCGCACGTCCGGGTATTATTATCGGGAAAGGCGGCCAGGAAGTGGACAAGCTTAAAGAAGAGCTCAAAAAAATTACCGGAAAAGAGGTACAGATTAACATTCACGAGATTAAAAGACCTGAATTAGACGCTCATTTAGTAGGTGCTAGTGTTGCAAGACAAATTGAAAATAGAATTTCATACCGTCGAGCAATAAAAATGGCAATCGCGGCTGCAATGCGAATGAACGCTGAAGGTATTAAAATTGAAATCTCGGGACGATTAAATGGAGCTGAAATGGCTCGTAACGAATCGTACAAAGAAGGTCGTATCCCGCTTTCAACATTTAGAGCAGACATAGACTATGCTTTAGTAGAGGCTCAAACTACCTATGGTAAATTGGGTGTTAAAGTATGGATTATGAAAGGCGAAGTGTATGGAAAAAGAGATCTTTCCCCGTTAGTTGGATTATCCAAAAAAGGAGGAAAAGGTTCCGGACGAGGTGGAAACAAATCACGTCGCAGAAAGTAA
- the rplV gene encoding 50S ribosomal protein L22, protein MGVRKRERAEQIKEAKKTQYFAKLNNCPTSPRKMRLVADLIRGERVNKALNILRFNKKEASGRLEKLLLSAIANWQAKNEEASVEDADLFIKEIRVDSGTMLKRLRPAPQGRAHRIRKRSNHVTMILGANDNTQS, encoded by the coding sequence ATGGGAGTTCGTAAAAGAGAAAGAGCAGAGCAAATCAAGGAAGCAAAGAAAACACAGTACTTTGCTAAATTGAATAATTGCCCTACATCACCAAGAAAAATGCGTTTAGTTGCAGATTTAATCCGTGGTGAAAGGGTAAATAAGGCACTTAATATATTAAGATTTAACAAAAAAGAAGCTTCAGGACGTTTGGAAAAACTATTGCTTTCAGCCATTGCAAATTGGCAAGCAAAAAATGAAGAAGCTTCTGTAGAGGATGCAGATCTTTTTATAAAAGAAATACGCGTAGATAGTGGTACAATGTTGAAGAGACTTCGTCCTGCACCACAAGGTCGCGCGCACAGAATTAGAAAACGTTCCAATCATGTTACAATGATACTTGGAGCTAACGATAACACACAAAGCTAA
- the rpsS gene encoding 30S ribosomal protein S19, producing MARSLKKGPYVHYKLELKVEQNVASNKKTVIKTWSRSSMITPDFVGQTIAVHNGRQFVPVYVTENMVGHKLGEFSPTRSFRGHAGARNKGKK from the coding sequence ATGGCAAGATCGTTAAAAAAAGGACCTTACGTTCACTATAAGTTAGAACTGAAAGTAGAACAGAATGTGGCTTCAAATAAGAAGACCGTGATCAAAACTTGGTCTCGTTCCTCTATGATAACTCCAGATTTTGTTGGTCAAACCATCGCAGTGCATAATGGGCGTCAATTCGTCCCTGTATATGTGACTGAAAATATGGTAGGACATAAATTAGGCGAATTTTCACCTACAAGATCATTCCGTGGTCACGCAGGTGCTAGAAACAAAGGAAAAAAATAA
- the rplB gene encoding 50S ribosomal protein L2, which translates to MSVRKLKPITPGQRFRVVNGYDAITTDKPEKSLLAPIKKSGGRNSQGKMTMRYLGGGHKKRYRVIDFKRDKQGVPATVATIEYDPNRTAFIALVNYQDGEKRYVIAQNGLQVGQNIVSGEKTTPDIGNAMTLANIPLGTIISCIELRPGQGAVMARSAGAFAQLIAREGKYATIKLPSGEIRMILTTCMATIGAVSNSDHQLMVGGKAGRTRWLGRRPRTRPVVMNPVDHPMGGGEGKSSGGHPRSRKGLPAKGYKTRKRTKASNKYIIERRKK; encoded by the coding sequence ATGTCAGTAAGAAAATTAAAACCTATCACTCCTGGACAGCGATTTAGAGTTGTAAATGGGTATGACGCCATCACAACTGATAAGCCGGAGAAAAGTTTACTTGCTCCGATAAAAAAGTCCGGAGGTAGAAACAGTCAAGGAAAGATGACTATGCGCTATTTAGGTGGTGGTCATAAAAAGAGATATCGAGTAATCGATTTTAAACGCGACAAGCAGGGAGTACCTGCTACTGTTGCAACAATTGAATACGATCCTAACCGTACTGCGTTTATTGCATTAGTTAATTACCAAGATGGTGAAAAACGATATGTAATCGCACAAAACGGTCTTCAGGTAGGGCAAAATATCGTTTCAGGTGAGAAAACTACACCAGATATCGGTAATGCAATGACCCTTGCCAATATTCCTTTAGGTACTATTATTTCCTGTATAGAATTACGCCCTGGCCAAGGAGCTGTTATGGCTCGTAGCGCAGGTGCTTTTGCTCAGCTTATTGCTAGAGAAGGGAAATACGCTACCATTAAATTGCCTTCAGGCGAAATTCGAATGATCTTAACTACTTGTATGGCTACAATTGGAGCTGTGTCTAACAGTGATCACCAACTTATGGTAGGTGGTAAAGCTGGTAGAACAAGATGGTTGGGTAGAAGACCTCGTACAAGGCCAGTGGTGATGAACCCGGTTGATCACCCAATGGGTGGTGGTGAAGGTAAATCTTCTGGAGGACATCCTCGTTCTCGTAAAGGTCTTCCTGCAAAAGGATACAAGACCCGTAAGAGAACTAAAGCAAGTAATAAATACATTATAGAACGTAGAAAGAAATAA
- the rplW gene encoding 50S ribosomal protein L23, translating to MNILIKPIITEKATKDAEDNNRYGFVVNPQANKVEIKKAVEAAYEVSVEKVRTMNVRPDRRTRYTKTGIQTGKTNAYKKAIVQVAEGDTIDFYSNM from the coding sequence ATGAATATCTTAATAAAACCTATTATTACGGAAAAAGCTACAAAAGATGCGGAAGATAATAACCGTTACGGATTTGTAGTGAACCCACAGGCGAACAAGGTAGAAATCAAAAAAGCAGTTGAAGCTGCTTATGAAGTTTCTGTTGAAAAAGTTCGCACAATGAATGTCCGCCCGGATCGCCGAACTCGTTATACGAAAACAGGCATCCAGACTGGTAAAACAAATGCTTACAAAAAAGCAATTGTACAGGTGGCGGAAGGTGATACAATAGATTTTTACAGTAATATGTAA